The segment GCTGCAGCAGAGAATAATAAAAATGCTAGAAAAACATATGTTGAAAATCATAAAGGACGTAATGATATCAGATTGATTCCTGATGTTAGAGACTATGATTTTTCGGCTCTTGCATCTGAATTTGACGGGATAGATGTGGTTATAGGAGGTCCGCCGTGTCAAGGATTTTCAAATGCAAATAGACAGAAGAATCATATTATAAGCATGAATAATTCTCTGGTAAAAGAGTATTTCCGTGCTGTTAAGGAAATCCG is part of the Desulfovibrio desulfuricans genome and harbors:
- a CDS encoding DNA cytosine methyltransferase, yielding AAAENNKNARKTYVENHKGRNDIRLIPDVRDYDFSALASEFDGIDVVIGGPPCQGFSNANRQKNHIISMNNSLVKEYFRAVKEIR